From Apium graveolens cultivar Ventura chromosome 9, ASM990537v1, whole genome shotgun sequence, the proteins below share one genomic window:
- the LOC141683324 gene encoding exocyst complex component EXO84B: MAAASSLKSSRSTRGGGSATIAGVGVTTSTTTPAKTTTPNKDLAPKLEESLNLFKSDTFDADVFVQSKCHSFNEKEIRQLCSYLVDLKRASAEEMRRSVYANYPAFIRTSKEISDLEGELSSIRNLLSTQATLIHGLAEGIHIDSLEFTVPNGVSANGLSFGNDKDSSGLEKWLVEFPDLLDVLLAERRVDEALAALDKGEQLASEAKEKETLSPDLLIALQNTITEHRQKLADQLAEAACQPSTRGSELRAAISALKSLGDGPRAHSLLLSAHYQRYQYNMQSLRPSNTSYGGAYTAALSQLVFSAIGQASSDSLAIFGTEPSYTSELVMWATKQIEAFALLVKRHALASSAAAGGLRAAAECVQIALGHCSLLEARGLALCPLLLKLFRPSVEQALDANLKRIEESTAALAAADDWELTYPSTIARQSGRSSTSLGTSISYQHKLSSSAHRFNMMVQDFFEDVGPLLSMQLGGRTLEGLFQVFNSYIDLLIKALPGYIEEEANLEGSGNKIVRMAETEAQQIALLANASLLADDLLPRAAMKLASVNQGSFKDDTRRKVSDRQNRYPEQREWKRRLASSVDRLKDNFCRQHALDLIFTEEGDSHLTADMYINMDGNMDEIEWFPSPIFQELYLKLNRMAIIAADMFVGRERFATLLLMRLTETVILWLSEDQSFWDDIEEGPRPLGSPGLHQFYLDMKFVVCFASQGRYLSRNLNRVVNEIISKALTAFSATGMDPYSELPEDDYFIELCQDAIEKLSGKSKVANGERDLNSPTASVSAQSVSSIRSHGSS; the protein is encoded by the exons ATGGCAGCTGCGTCTTCGTTGAAGTCGTCTCGGTCTACGAGAGGAGGAGGATCCGCAACAATAGCAGGAGTAGGAGTAACAACTAGTACTACTACTCCTGCTAAAACAACAACACCCAACAAGGATTTAGCACCAAAGCTCGAAGAGAGTCTTAATCTTTTCAAGTCTGATACTTTCGATGCCGATGTCTTTGTTCAATCCAAGTGTCATTCTTTCAACGAAAAG GAAATAAGACAATTATGCTCATATCTCGTGGATTTAAAGAGAGCATCTGCTGAGGAAATGCGTAGAAGTGTTTATGCTAACTATCCCGCCTTCATCCG CACATCAAAAGAGATTTCAGATCTAGAGGGTGAACTTTCATCTATCAGAAACCTTTTATCAACTCAAGCAACTTTAATTCATGGCTTAGCTGAGGGAATTCATATTGATTCTTTAGAATTCACTGTCCCTAATGGTGTTTCTGCAAATGGATTATCTTTTGGCAACGATAAGGATTCTTCAGGCTTAGAGAAATGGTTAGTAGAGTTCCCTGATCTACTTGATGTTTTATTAGCAGAAAGGAGAGTAGATGAAGCTTTGGCTGCCCTTGACAAAGGAGAGCAGTTGGCTTCTGAGGCAAAAGAGAAGGAAACATTAAGTCCAGATTTGCTCATAGCACTGCAGAATACTATCACTGAACATAGGCAGAAGTTGGCGGATCAGCTTGCTGAAGCTGCTTGTCAACCTTCCACACGTGGTAGTGAGCTACGTGCAGCTATTTCAGCTCTTAAAAGTCTAGGAGATGGACCTCGTGCTCATAGTTTACTCCTCAGTGCACATTACCAGAGATATCAGTACAACATGCAAAGTCTTCGTCCATCAAACACCTCATATGGAGGAGCATATACCGCAGCTCTCTCACAACTTGTATTCTCTGCCATTGGCCAAGCATCTAGTGACTCTCTGGCTATTTTCGGTACTGAGCCTTCTTATACCTCTGAACTAGTAATGTGGGCTACAAAGCAAATTGAGGCCTTTGCGTTACTTGTCAAAAGACATGCTTTAGCTTCTTCTGCTGCTGCTGGTGGTTTAAGGGCTGCTGCAGAATGTGTACAAATTGCTTTAGGTCATTGTTCATTACTGGAAGCTCGCGGCTTGGCACTTTGCCCTCTACTTCTTAAACTGTTTCGACCTAGTGTTGAGCAAGCACTAGATGCTAATTTAAAGCGTATCGAAGAGAGTACCGCTGCTTTGGCAGCAGCTGATGATTGGGAGCTAACCTATCCCTCAACAATTGCACGACAATCTGGCAGGTCTTCTACATCTCTTGGTACCTCAATATCCTATCAACATAAACTCTCAAGCAGTGCCCATCGATTCAACATGATGGTCCAG GATTTCTTTGAGGATGTCGGACCGCTGCTAAGTATGCAATTAGGTGGCAGAACATTGGAAGGCTTGTTCCAGGTGTTCAATTCATATATTGACTTGCTTATAAAAGCATTACCAGGATATATTGAAGAGGAAGCCAACCTCGAAGGCTCTGGAAATAAAATTGTCAGAATGGCTGAGACTGAAGCGCAGCAAATCGCGTTGCTTGCAAATGCATCCTTATTGGCTGATGATCTGTTACCACGGGCAGCGATGAAACTCGCCTCAGTCAATCAGGGTAGTTTTAAAGATGATACTCGCAGAAAAGTGTCAGATAGGCAAAATCGGTATCCCGAGCAAAGGGAATGGAAGAGGCGTCTTGCTTCATCAGTTGACAGATTAAAAGATAACTTCTGTAGACAACATGCTCTAGATCTTATTTTTACCGAGGAAGGCGATAGCCATCTTACTGCAGACATGTATATAAACATGGATGGTAACATGGACGAAATAGAATGGTTTCCTTCTCCTATATTTCAG GAACTATATTTAAAACTTAACAGGATGGCTATCATAGCAGCTGATATGTTTGTTGGGAGGGAAAGATTTGCGACATTGTTATTAATGAGGCTTACAGAAACTGTTATCTTATGGCTTTCAGAAGACCAAAGTTTTTGGGATGATATTGAAGAAGGACCAAGGCCTTTAGGTTCTCCCGGTCTTCATCAG TTCTATTTAGATATGAAGTTTGTTGTATGCTTTGCTTCTCAAGGACGTTACCTCTCCCGGAATCTGAACCGAGTCGTGAATGAGATCATATCCAAAGCATTGACGGCATTTTCAGCAACAGGGATGGATCCGTATAG TGAACTTCCGGAAGATGATTATTTCATAGAGTTATGCCAGGATGCAATAGAGAAGCTCAGTGGAAAGTCAAAAGTTGCTAATGGGGAGCGTGATCTAAACAGCCCAACTGCTTCAGTCTCGGCACAATCGGTTTCATCTATCAGATCGCACGGGAGTTCCTGA